In one window of Nitrospirota bacterium DNA:
- a CDS encoding ferredoxin oxidoreductase, with protein sequence MSLNTIKISDGFSHFMPKEYVDLVERGPYGRQVKVSEMGSFKEILEEHPMCAGCAMTLFIRLTMVGLPAPEHTIIVGTAGCGRLALSQANIPFIYGNYGDTNAVASGLKRGLSIRHPDQPKDVVVMAGDGGLVDIGFSALMHSWFRKEKFTTILLDNEVYGNTGGQESGMTTKGMVLKMAPLGKKFEKMDVIGLAKTAGLPYIARIAPTNPTRVANTIRKAVLIAREIGPTYVQAYTSCNIEYAIPTPKVMDDARAVEKERYGFMEIISDEAKEYLARVEKDSKKAVPAS encoded by the coding sequence ATGTCACTGAATACGATCAAGATATCCGACGGGTTTTCGCATTTCATGCCAAAGGAATATGTCGATCTCGTTGAACGGGGACCTTACGGAAGACAGGTGAAGGTTTCAGAAATGGGATCTTTTAAAGAAATTCTGGAAGAACATCCGATGTGTGCCGGATGTGCCATGACTCTTTTTATCCGGTTGACCATGGTGGGACTTCCGGCTCCTGAACATACGATCATTGTCGGCACGGCGGGATGCGGGCGTCTGGCATTGTCACAGGCCAATATCCCTTTTATTTATGGAAACTATGGGGACACGAACGCAGTGGCTTCAGGTCTCAAGAGAGGGCTTTCTATCCGCCACCCTGATCAGCCCAAAGACGTGGTTGTCATGGCGGGAGATGGAGGACTTGTGGACATCGGATTTTCCGCTCTGATGCATTCCTGGTTTAGAAAAGAAAAATTTACCACGATTTTGCTGGATAACGAAGTTTATGGTAACACAGGCGGACAAGAGTCCGGCATGACAACCAAGGGAATGGTATTGAAGATGGCTCCGCTTGGCAAGAAATTTGAAAAAATGGACGTCATTGGATTGGCGAAGACGGCCGGTCTTCCCTACATTGCGAGAATTGCACCAACCAATCCGACCCGGGTCGCCAATACCATACGCAAAGCGGTCTTGATAGCCAGGGAGATCGGTCCAACCTACGTTCAGGCCTATACTTCGTGCAACATTGAATATGCGATTCCAACTCCCAAAGTGATGGATGACGCGCGCGCCGTTGAAAAGGAGCGTTATGGATTTATGGAAATTATTTCCGATGAAGCGAAGGAGTATTTGGCGCGAGTCGAGAAAGATAGCAAAAAAGCGGTCCCCGCTTCCTGA
- a CDS encoding ferredoxin oxidoreductase, which produces MQRVVTPDYLFFEAPRERVFITGSEAAKEAIRRSNVDIAISYPITPQSETMQQVGYLYAEGYLKDYYRGEEEIGVMSAISGASRSGVRALTATAGPGLLRGLETVVSWPGGRMPLVLLVMCRVVNAPLAIQPDNVELSYLLNSGNILFHAENQQDFFDYTMKAFVISEKVEVNLPVVVAVDGFFVTHARGYVDLPPKDIKLPPRDPYMAATPCMDNENPPARISRDAPIQKSNFISYHMHASWQQEVFAAHERARRHVDHYLGGAIEVVNPGAEIMLVASGSAVSQAREAVRQAEEDKGVMIGLVKVKSLRPYPRLEVINACKHAKKIIVPEFNYVGWHNKEVKATLYGHSNAEIMDGPRVFGGMSMPTEMILDYIFPTKGKKF; this is translated from the coding sequence ATGCAGCGAGTGGTAACCCCGGATTACCTTTTTTTTGAAGCGCCACGTGAGAGAGTGTTTATCACCGGAAGCGAAGCGGCTAAAGAAGCGATTCGACGGAGCAACGTGGACATTGCGATCTCTTATCCGATCACGCCGCAGAGCGAAACGATGCAGCAGGTGGGGTATCTTTATGCGGAAGGATACCTGAAGGACTATTACAGAGGAGAAGAGGAGATTGGCGTGATGTCAGCGATTTCAGGCGCCTCTCGTTCAGGGGTTCGGGCGCTGACCGCGACTGCGGGTCCCGGATTACTCAGAGGACTCGAAACGGTCGTGTCATGGCCCGGAGGACGCATGCCCCTTGTTCTTCTGGTGATGTGCCGTGTCGTGAACGCACCGCTGGCTATTCAGCCCGACAATGTGGAGCTATCCTATTTGTTGAACTCCGGAAATATTCTTTTTCATGCTGAAAACCAGCAGGATTTCTTTGACTACACGATGAAGGCCTTTGTGATTTCTGAAAAAGTGGAAGTCAATCTGCCGGTGGTGGTCGCCGTCGATGGATTTTTTGTAACCCATGCGCGTGGTTATGTCGACCTTCCGCCCAAAGATATCAAACTTCCTCCTAGAGATCCTTACATGGCAGCGACCCCCTGCATGGACAATGAAAATCCTCCGGCCCGTATTTCAAGAGATGCTCCGATTCAAAAGTCCAATTTCATCAGTTATCACATGCATGCTTCCTGGCAGCAGGAAGTATTCGCGGCGCATGAGAGAGCCCGCCGCCATGTGGATCATTATCTGGGAGGCGCAATAGAAGTCGTGAATCCGGGTGCCGAGATCATGCTCGTAGCGAGTGGAAGTGCGGTTTCCCAGGCAAGGGAAGCGGTGCGGCAGGCAGAAGAAGACAAGGGCGTGATGATTGGTCTTGTAAAAGTTAAATCGCTTCGTCCGTATCCAAGACTGGAAGTCATCAATGCCTGTAAACATGCGAAAAAGATCATTGTTCCTGAATTTAACTATGTCGGCTGGCATAATAAAGAGGTGAAGGCGACCCTGTATGGGCATAGCAACGCCGAAATCATGGATGGTCCGAGAGTATTCGGAGGCATGTCGATGCCGACCGAAATGATTCTTGACTATATCTTTCCGACAAAAGGAAAAAAGTTTTAA
- the panB gene encoding 3-methyl-2-oxobutanoate hydroxymethyltransferase gives MIIPDLLQKKKQGKKITMLTAYDFLFAKIVDESGIDLILVGDSLSVVVQGNANTLPVTMDEMIYHTRIVSRGVKTAVVLADMPFLSYQTSVSDAVRNAGRFLKEGNAIGVKLEGGSAVQRQIKAISEAGIPVMGHLGLTPQSIHQMGGYKVQGKDPKEAEKIMSDAFLIQEAGAFGLLLEGIPAALAKKITKSLSIPTIGIGAGVECDGQVLVLYDLLGLFDQFLPKFVRQYADLKGQAGEAIRRFKADVESGKYPSSDESY, from the coding sequence ATGATAATTCCTGACCTGCTTCAGAAGAAAAAACAAGGCAAAAAAATCACGATGCTGACCGCATATGACTTTCTTTTTGCCAAAATCGTTGATGAATCTGGAATTGATCTGATTCTGGTGGGAGATTCCTTAAGCGTCGTGGTACAAGGAAATGCCAATACGCTTCCCGTAACCATGGATGAGATGATTTACCACACCCGGATTGTTTCGAGAGGGGTCAAAACCGCGGTTGTATTAGCCGATATGCCATTTCTCTCGTACCAGACTTCGGTTTCCGACGCGGTCAGGAACGCGGGACGATTTTTAAAAGAAGGAAACGCAATAGGGGTAAAACTGGAAGGGGGAAGCGCCGTTCAAAGGCAAATTAAAGCCATTTCGGAGGCGGGAATACCTGTGATGGGGCATCTCGGATTAACTCCCCAGTCCATTCATCAAATGGGAGGGTATAAGGTTCAGGGGAAAGATCCGAAGGAGGCGGAAAAAATCATGTCGGATGCTTTCCTGATTCAGGAAGCCGGAGCATTCGGATTGCTCCTTGAGGGGATTCCGGCTGCACTCGCCAAGAAAATTACCAAGAGTTTATCTATTCCGACGATTGGAATCGGGGCCGGGGTTGAGTGTGACGGCCAGGTCCTTGTTTTATATGATCTATTAGGACTTTTTGATCAGTTTCTTCCAAAATTTGTCCGCCAGTACGCGGATCTCAAAGGTCAGGCGGGAGAAGCCATTCGCCGCTTTAAAGCAGATGTGGAGAGTGGGAAATACCCCTCATCCGACGAAAGTTATTAG
- the folD gene encoding bifunctional methylenetetrahydrofolate dehydrogenase/methenyltetrahydrofolate cyclohydrolase FolD, with product MTAKIIDGKSIGLEIRNEIASQVKKLASEGVVPGLATVLVGNNPASQVYVRNKRKLAVEAGMYSEFHELGPEAKEEELLKLIDRLNGDPKIHGILVQLPLPRHLDERKIIDRLSPDKDVDGLHPMNAGRLVIGTPGFIPCTPFGVMKLLDYMKVKIEGSNAVVIGRSILVGKPVALLLLQRNATVTICHSKSANLSSIVLQADIVIAAVGKSKMVTEEMIKPGATIIDVGINRTLDGKLVGDVDFEGVSRRAGMITPVPGGVGPMTIAMLLQNTLYSTQRRLRSSDYHDNS from the coding sequence ATGACCGCGAAGATTATTGATGGAAAAAGCATTGGCCTGGAAATCCGGAACGAAATTGCCAGTCAGGTAAAAAAGTTGGCCTCCGAAGGGGTGGTTCCCGGTCTTGCAACGGTCCTGGTTGGAAACAATCCGGCTTCCCAGGTTTATGTTCGAAACAAGAGAAAACTGGCAGTAGAGGCTGGTATGTATTCTGAGTTCCACGAGTTGGGTCCGGAAGCGAAAGAAGAGGAGCTTCTCAAGCTGATTGATCGTCTCAATGGGGATCCAAAAATTCATGGAATCCTGGTTCAACTTCCCCTTCCCAGACATCTAGACGAACGTAAAATAATCGACAGGCTAAGTCCTGACAAGGATGTGGATGGACTGCACCCCATGAATGCCGGCAGACTGGTAATCGGAACACCGGGATTTATTCCGTGCACGCCTTTTGGTGTCATGAAGCTTCTTGATTATATGAAAGTGAAGATAGAAGGTTCGAATGCAGTTGTGATCGGAAGAAGTATTCTCGTGGGGAAACCGGTCGCATTATTGCTGTTGCAGAGGAATGCGACGGTTACCATTTGTCATTCCAAAAGCGCAAATCTTTCTTCGATTGTTCTGCAGGCGGATATCGTGATCGCCGCGGTGGGTAAATCGAAAATGGTCACGGAAGAAATGATCAAGCCTGGAGCGACGATTATCGATGTAGGTATCAACCGTACTTTAGACGGAAAATTAGTCGGAGATGTCGATTTCGAAGGGGTCTCGCGGAGGGCGGGTATGATTACGCCGGTTCCGGGCGGTGTGGGGCCCATGACGATTGCTATGCTCCTGCAGAACACGCTTTATTCAACTCAAAGGAGATTAAGATCATCCGATTATCATGATAATTCCTGA
- a CDS encoding 5-formyltetrahydrofolate cyclo-ligase, giving the protein MNKEGIRKHVLSIRQELSSEECRVRSRAIQTRLFNREEFRRAKNIHFYISFRKEVATWEMIEKALEMGKEVAVPFIKEDGSEIGISGIHNFKKDLHENRLGIKEPFGSSIRPVSPLSIDLWIIPGVAFDPFGNRIGYGKGYYDRLLVQRGKGLLTGLAFDFQLVESIPVETHDVRMNQIITEYRTLVMNEPDGIK; this is encoded by the coding sequence ATGAATAAGGAAGGAATACGAAAACATGTTCTTTCAATACGGCAGGAACTCTCTTCGGAGGAATGCCGCGTTCGTTCCCGGGCCATTCAAACCAGATTGTTCAATCGTGAAGAATTCAGAAGAGCAAAAAATATACATTTTTACATCAGTTTCAGAAAAGAGGTCGCAACCTGGGAGATGATCGAGAAGGCGCTTGAAATGGGAAAAGAGGTCGCGGTTCCCTTTATAAAAGAGGATGGAAGCGAGATTGGAATTTCCGGGATTCATAATTTTAAAAAGGATCTCCATGAAAATAGGCTTGGGATTAAAGAACCTTTCGGATCCTCTATTAGACCGGTTAGTCCCCTTTCAATCGACTTATGGATTATTCCGGGTGTCGCGTTCGACCCTTTCGGGAATCGAATTGGCTACGGAAAGGGATATTACGACCGCCTCCTCGTTCAACGGGGAAAAGGACTTTTAACGGGACTGGCATTTGATTTTCAACTGGTGGAGTCTATCCCCGTTGAGACCCATGACGTCCGGATGAACCAGATTATTACGGAATATCGAACCCTTGTGATGAATGAGCCAGATGGGATAAAGTGA
- a CDS encoding HU family DNA-binding protein, which produces MAKSMTKSKVLDHLSKRLDLSKKKVNEALEELVGLAYREAKNAFTLPGVGKLVVVNRKARMGRNPQTGAAIKIPAKRVLKFRIAKAAKDAVLGKR; this is translated from the coding sequence ATGGCAAAGTCTATGACCAAATCAAAAGTCCTGGATCATCTATCTAAAAGACTGGATCTTTCCAAAAAGAAGGTGAATGAAGCTCTCGAGGAGCTCGTGGGACTTGCTTATCGCGAAGCAAAAAATGCGTTCACGCTTCCAGGAGTTGGAAAACTGGTTGTGGTAAACCGGAAAGCGAGAATGGGGAGAAACCCCCAGACCGGCGCGGCAATCAAGATACCCGCCAAGAGAGTTCTGAAATTTCGGATTGCGAAAGCTGCGAAAGATGCAGTCTTGGGAAAGAGATAA